A region of Carassius gibelio isolate Cgi1373 ecotype wild population from Czech Republic chromosome B11, carGib1.2-hapl.c, whole genome shotgun sequence DNA encodes the following proteins:
- the ppp1r3db gene encoding protein phosphatase 1, regulatory subunit 3Db: MESHAHGSGPALWFSSGFSEVSRPVKTFHLRDIYSPKPTPQRTPVAIRPPSPKPGPPQEPVVRRRQSCEPEPKPIMRRRAKSLSSSSEEHACRNMQVRFVDSLGLELEDVKFFKASEDPMVPVHVITRLLASSELASRKKLELSLPYFQPSFPDNMHAEAGFLKRLCQQRVCLEQVFCSELGIIGTVQVLNLAYEKEVTIRYSFTEWKSSAESKASWISTVHRDGPDPESDMFRFHLPVPPFILQPGAMLQFAVCYRVKGLDYWDNNGGLNYKLTCQTFKLTVPRECEDSLVQFT, encoded by the coding sequence ATGGAATCGCATGCACATGGATCAGGACCTGCCTTGTGGTTCTCAAGTGGTTTTAGTGAAGTATCTAGACCTGTCAAGACCTTTCATCTTCGAGACATCTACAGTCCCAAACCAACCCCACAAAGGACCCCTGTGGCAATACGGCCCCCCAGCCCAAAACCAGGTCCTCCCCAGGAGCCCGTGGTCCGGCGTAGGCAGTCGTGTGAGCCAGAACCAAAACCCATCATGAGGAGACGGGCTAAATCCCTCTCGTCGTCCTCAGAAGAGCACGCCTGCAGGAACATGCAGGTCCGCTTCGTAGATTCGTTAGGACTGGAACTGGAAGATGTGAAGTTCTTCAAGGCCAGCGAGGACCCAATGGTGCCGGTCCACGTCATCACAAGACTGCTGGCGAGCTCAGAGCTGGCCTCCAGGAAGAAGCTGGAGCTCTCTCTACCTTACTTCCAGCCTTCCTTCCCTGACAATATGCATGCCGAGGCTGGTTTCCTCAAGCGCTTGTGCCAGCAGCGAGTTTGCCTGGAGCAGGTGTTTTGCTCTGAGCTGGGAATTATTGGAACCGTGCAAGTGCTGAACTTGGCCTATGAGAAAGAGGTTACGATACGATACTCGTTTACCGAGTGGAAGAGCAGTGCGGAGAGTAAAGCGAGCTGGATCTCCACCGTGCACAGAGATGGGCCAGATCCGGAGTCGGACATGTTTCGTTTTCACCTGCCTGTACCGCCATTCATCCTGCAACCAGGTGCCATGCTTCAGTTCGCCGTCTGCTACCGGGTCAAAGGACTTGATTACTGGGACAACAATGGTGGACTTAATTATAAACTGACCTGCCAGACGTTCAAACTGACGGTCCCCAGAGAGTGTGAAGACAGCCTGGTGCAGTTCACTTGA